A genomic stretch from Lathyrus oleraceus cultivar Zhongwan6 chromosome 2, CAAS_Psat_ZW6_1.0, whole genome shotgun sequence includes:
- the LOC127121298 gene encoding glyceraldehyde-3-phosphate dehydrogenase, cytosolic-like, translated as MASDKKIKNGINGFRRIGRLVIRVALQRNDVELVAINDPFITTDYMTYMFKYDSVHGQWKHFELKVKDSKTLLFGEKEVAVFGTRNPEEIPWGEVGVDFVVESTGVFTDKDKAVARLKGGAKKVVISAPSKDAPMFVIGVNEKEELLPSTSFPAALELLRL; from the coding sequence ATGGCATCTGACAAGAAGATCAAGAACGGTATCAACGGATTCAGAAGAATTGGCCGTTTGGTTATAAGAGTTGCTCTTCAAAGAAACGACGTTGAACTCGTTGCCATCAACGATCCTTTCATCACTACTGATTACATGACATATATGTTCAAGTATGACTCTGTTCATGGACAATGGAAGCATTTTGAACTTAAGGTGAAGGACTCTAAAACCCTTCTTTTCGGCGAGAAAGAAGTTGCTGTTTTCGGAACTAGAAACCCTGAGGAGATCCCATGGGGTGAAGTTGGagttgactttgttgttgagtCTACTGGTGTTTTCACTGACAAGGATAAAGCTGTTGCTCGCTTGAAGGGTGGTGCCAAGAAGGTTGTCATTTCTGCCCCAAGCAAAGATGCACCCATGTTTGTCATTGGTGTTAATGAGAAGGAAGAGTTGCTTCCTTCAACATCATTCCCAGCAGCACTGGAGCTGCTAAGGCTGTAG